The Tachysurus fulvidraco isolate hzauxx_2018 chromosome 4, HZAU_PFXX_2.0, whole genome shotgun sequence DNA window CAATGGCCAAAATTCTTTTATTACAGACAAGAAACgtttaagataaataaattaataatctaAGTCTGCCTGAACAAGAATaccaatttctctctctttctgtgatAGCCTACATACTGAAAGAAATATTATAATGGTGATTTTGAGCACATCTTCAAATATACCTCTCTGTCCAtacaaaacacaatacaaatacataaagtgcattgaCATTAATTTCTTCTGCTCAGATCTCCCTGGATATTTTTGGTAGCGAACAGATAAACTGATCACATGAtagtcgggccgactaacaaaacaaatgtgtagccaattagcagaaaggggtgcgtcttgtcaatatgcggaggagagagtgttcattgcacatgtctgacattagcctaaagcgattgaaacattgacatggcagataCCTCTGCCGtgacctctgcctcgggtttgAGGTGTTGAACGTCGAGGTGCAGACACCCTTAACtgtgcaactgagggttaagggccttgctcaggggctcagcagtagcagcttggtggaactggggttcgaaccaatgaccttcgaatcagtagcccaacaccttaaccactggggCTAccatgtatgtgtggggtggagctatAAAAACAGgtgtgacacccatttgggttaggggcgtgtttgtttaggtgTTTGCTTTCAGAGATTGTGCACCACGCCTTTAACTGTGGGGGTGATTCTGAAGAGGATGTACCAGACTTGGCTAATTTCTTTGGAATGTACACCAATCAATGTTAGTCAAATCGCCTCACTGATCTACTTACAAATCACTTTATTATGTTACCCCAGTTTGTATCAACTGTTACTCTTTAAATTGATACAAATCTTCTTTACATCCTTAGTATGTGTTGTATTTTGAGCTGTACCTGCTCTCCGAGGTGCTCCACATCCAGGGCCAACTGCAGGCGGATCTTACTGTCATCAGAGGGTCCGGTGTTTGCTCCTGCTGTGCTGGTGGTGGCAGTTTTTCTGGCCTGTTTCAGCCTCTTTAGACTCTCCTCCATCTTTCGCACAGAGCTCAGCACATCAGAGATGGTCTCAAAGTATCTGAGAAAATATTGAGAGTTTACGGTTTGTTATTGATATACTGTGTCATGATGCATTATGAAACTTGGCGAAGAATAGATTTAAGCACTACCTATGAGTGCAGTCTGAAAGCGCAACACGGAGCCACTCCTGGATGATGGAGGTCTTCACCACACCTGTAGAATCAGTGAGCAGCTGTTGTAGCGGTTGTAGAGCATTGTCCATGTAAGCTGAGGCTCTGGTGGGCACTTCCTGTTAGAGATGggcaaaaaacataaaaaaaaaaataaaaaaaaaattgagggcATGTTCTCGGAAactaaaaatgttaatatagaaaaacattttacttaGACACATTTTGCTAAACACTTGACAAATTATAAGCAAGAATCAAGTCACTGGCCAATAGCAGATCTAAATGCTGTCTTTGCATCTCAATCATTCATTTATGGAATTTATACTGGGGTTCCGTATCGCTGATCCTGGAGTGCAGTGGTCAATTTCCAGCTCTACCACAACCTAGCAACCGAATCATGCATCTCTAAGCACAATCACCAAACTGTGCTGATCTCCTCCATCTGAAGTTGGGAAATCCTGTACTAGTCAATACTGTGCTCTGTTCACAACAGCACACCTTATTGGTCCTTCTGTAAAGCCGGGGAACTTCTGATGCATTTTTCAGGAAGCGGAAGCTCCTCTCTGTCAGATTCTGTGTCATTCTGCCGTTCAGTGTTGGGATGCATCTGGATAAAGCCGCTTTAGAGTCATCCAATGCAtctgggaaagagagagagagaaagagagagaataaggaaTCACTCCACATGAGCACCTTTGTTATTTGATATCAAATCTAGACATGCAACACTGACCTGATACAAGTGCAAGGTTTTGAAACCCAAGTTCCTGTAATCTTTCCATCACCATATTAGAGATGTCAGGAATCTGAAAGCATAATAAGACAAAAAGACTTATAAGATACAAAGGAGTGTTCAATTTTCACCCTGAAGGTTTTAGTCTTCTCTGAAGGTCTAGTGACATTAAGGCAAGCTAGCTGGATACATATTTTAACTTACCGTACTACAGATAAACTAATACGCACTTAGGATTAGTTAAAAAGTGATCTCTATActcaaattttaaaataaactgccACAGAAGGATCCAATGTCAATTTGTCACCATAACCACTGCTCTGTACAGTGTTGGTACCTGTTCCTGTAACTGATCCACATCAGCAGCAATAAATACAAGCTGTTTGGTAGACAGGAGTGTAGGACCACCGCTCTCACTGTCTGCGTCCTGAGAAGTACGACTCGACGTGGAAGAAGCAGAGCTCGGGAGTGGCCTTGTGACTTCTTTGGTGGTGTCTGGAGGTGAGGTTTTAGTTAAGACCTAGAGAAATGCAGAGAGACAAGAGAGCATATGACTTCTGGTAAAGCTTTAATTTATCAACTGCTGTAAAGAAGAGATGTCTGCTCAGACTGACTGCTTTATCTGTGGTACCTCAGTGAGAAAGGTAGCATAACGGGAGAGGAGCTGTAGCGTTAGCTTCCAGAACCGATGGGCGAGAGGGGGAAGGTAGACGCGCTCGGCCCAACACCTGCATACACAGCTCCATAATACCTCAGTCACCTGCAGACGGTAGTGGCTACccgctacacacaaacacagacacagagacacgcacagacacagagacacgcacagacaagCTAATTAATGCCATGTCTACATGTGATCTGTCCCCAAACTTAACCTCCAAAATTAAAACCACAATTTTCCTGTCATTGTGGATATTTTAGTAcgcacaaagaaacacacaaacccataaAATATGTCATGTGGTGCTAGTAAGAGTCTATTTTACACAACATCCCAAACTGAGCAGATTTCCTCAGGGACAAcagaacatttattttgtttatacaacttttttttttcctcagcatgACTGCTTGAAGACTAACCTGGAGCTGCTTTTAATCCATCTACAGTGGCATTTTCCAGATACCCAGCAATATCCTTgtacctggaaaaaaaaaaaaaaaaaaaacacattcggGGCAAAagtttaacaaaaacaatagcTGAAAATTTCTGAAATAACTCTTACTAATCGTTGTTTTGCACCCACTAAAGCCATACTTGTGCTTCTGTATTGTTGTGATTTCAAGTTGTCAAGTAATATATGATGCCAATTCAATTCCTAGGCACCAGCCAGCTCATATGACTGCTGGCACATGAAGGCTAACAAGTGTCTCCTTTGAGAGGTGTTAAGACAGCTAACTGCAATAGGGTTCAGTAGGATGGACTTTATAATAAGCCAAGGCTCAAAATAAACAACTCAGAGCACAGACAATCTTCCTCCCACAAAATGATTCAGCTAAAATGTTAAGttaaaaacataatataaatatgtaaagatAATGATGTTtctcctattattattattactactcttatcgttattattattataatgatcattgttagtgttattattgtcattattttttgcattattgttataagcattattattattatgttgcaAAAGGTTTTGCTGgcattaaatcattttattacatttgttgtttacttatatattataaaatgcaCCAATAAGTCTGTTAGAAAGCATCTGTTAGCACTTATTTGAGGCATCAGGGACCTGCTCAGTGTCACTCACCGCAGCTGAAAGTACACTGGGAGGTTCCACTTGTTGTGGAAGCTCTGATAAGACGGGTGTGCTCGGAGTCTCTTTACACTCGCCTGAGAACCACACTGCCTTTCAAACTTCCGCACAAAGTCCATGCTAACGCAGTATCTCTGCAAAAAGCACAACAAACGGTATGTCTGTTAGGGAGAAGAGTCATTCGGGTCATGAGTCCCACAATAATATGTCCTTGTGAGTGGATTATTTCATATGGTGAAGAATTTTCACCATGAGTTTGTTCCGCTTTTTAGTGGGGAAAAAAGCTGTGTGTACGAGTCACACCTgcaacacagtgacattaactcTGATCTTATAAACACAGAAGGTTGATGGAAAAGTTAGAGAAAAGACCCGAGAGTCAAGgaacaagaaaaaaagctgGCAAAAAGCTCAGTTACAtctggtggaggtggaggtctTCACTTAAAGGCCATGgcaatatatattcataattaaaTACCTAGAGATTTAGTCtaatggtagcttagtggttactgattggaaggttcaggttcaaatcccaggaccaccaagctgccactgctgggtccttgaGGAAGACCCTTACTTCTCAACTGCTGAGCTGTTTAAATGAGATCGACGATAGAATAGCATTTGCCAAATGCCGAGAATGGAAGCAGTAGCTGGTGTGGTTAAATTTAGCATGGGTACAAAAGCCTCATGAGAAAAAACTACCCAGACATTCTGAACAGCAGCATCTGAAACTGCAACACAACACCTTTCTATTTTGTTGACCTCAAATGTTTACATCAGTGGTTTCACACTTATTCCCACAgggtatacaaataaaaacggAAATTCCCATTGAACAGAAGAAACGAAACAGCCACTTAGATATGTATCTAAACATCTTCATGATAACAAAAAGCCACtcagtgtactgtgtacttACGAGGAGTTGACCTTACCGATACatagaaagacacagagatgctatttacatttacagccgCATGTTAAGCTCTAAGTGTGAGTGGTAACGAATAACTTTAATGAATCATACAGTATTGttcctgtgtgagtgtgtgtttgttttttattctttacctCGTAAAAAGCATCTGGATTGCCAGGATTAAAGAGAGAAGGGATTCTGCCTTCAACGCCTTTAATGGTCTCAGGCCAGACAGAGTTGACAAGGAAGTCATACCCAGGAACAATGTCAGCTTTGTCACTAAACATAAAGATTAaacaatgttaatgtgtttaatgagtacaataataaataaatactgaacaTATGCATGGTGGCCTGGGAAAACCAATCACATGATTAAATGCAATTTCTTACCATATAGAGCTCTTTTGCACGTATCACTCATATAAGTATCAGTACCTTAAAGTCTGTTTACACCGAAGAGACGTTCTCATGGAGACAAAATGTTAACTACATCTATATTAAGCCCAGATCTTTACCACACGTAAGCAACAACTTCCTTTTGAGCAAAACGTTTTCCGTGTCTACAGTTCCCtacacaattattggcacccctgtttAAGATGTGGTCATGGACTTCTaaaaattctcctttttttttttttttttaaacaacatagaacccaaatgcaaaaaacagagaaaaatccAACCGTTCATTTAAGTACATTACTTTGgtggtaaaaacaaaacaaaacacacatttagaaaactatatatatatatatacacacacacacacaaaattagcTTGCTagcaattaaaatataataaatatatagaatacaataaaataacatttatgttttttatagcCAGGTTTGTTTAACTAGCTCCATGATCTCAAACAGAAGGCTTAGGTAAGGTTAGAAAAGCATAATGACATTTCTACCTTGTTTTGGTGGAATGTAATTAcataattctgttttattaaatcACTGGAGGATGTTATAGTCAGAAAATAGAATTGTGGTTCTAAAAAACATTTATCATCGTTTTCTGACTGTTCCCCAGAAGTCAGTCACAGAAACATGTCAGGAGTTTTCCCCAGACCTTCcaaatagatgtgtgtattttatattaaaatctaattctaacatctgttcacacacactcacacacacacacacacacacacacacacactcacacgcacacgcaagcaagcacaagcacacacacacacacaagcacacacacacacacacacaagcacacacacacacacaagcacacacacacacacaagcacacacacacacaagcacacaagcacacacgcacccacacacacacacacgcacacacaagcacacacacacacacacaagcacacacacacacacacacacacacacaagcacacacacacacacacacaagcacacacacgcacacacgcgcacacacgcacacacaaacacacaagcacacacacacacacacacacgcacacacaagcacacacacacaagcacacacaagcacacacacacaagcacacacacacaagcacacacacacaagcacacacacacaagcacacacacacaagcacacacacaagcacacacacaagcaaacacacacacaagcacacacacacaagcacacaagcacacaagcacacacacaagcacacaaacgcacacaaacgcacacacaagcacacacacacacacaagcacacacacacaagcacacacacacaagcacacacacacaagcacacacacacaagcacacacacacaagcacacaagcacacaagcacacacacaagcacacacaagcacacacacaagcacacacacgcacacacaagcacacacacgcacacacaagcacacacacacacacacaagcacacacacacaagcacacacacaagcacacacacacaagcacacacacacaagcacacaagcacacacacaagcacacacaagcacacacaagcacacacaagcacacacaagcacacacacaagcacacacaagcacacacaagcacacacaagcacacacacacaagcacacacacacaagcacacacacacaagcacacacacacaagcacacacacacaagcacacacacacacacaagcacacacacaagcacacacacaagcacacacacaagcacacacacaagcacacacacacacacaagcacacacacacaagcacacacacacacaagcacacacacacacacaagcacacacacacacacaagcacacacacacacacaagcacacacacacacacaagcacacacacacacacacacacacacacacacacacacacacaagcacacacacacacacacaagcacacacacacacacacaagcacacacacacacacacaagcacacacacacacacacaagcacacacacacacacacacaagcacacacacacacacacacaagcacacacacacaagcacacacacacacaagcacacacacacacacacacaagcacacacacacacacacaagcacacacacacacacacaagcacacacacacacacacaagcacacacacacacaagcacacacaagcacacacacacacacacacaagcacacacacacacaagcacacacacaagcacacacacacaagcacacacacaagcacacaagcacacacacacacaagcacacacacacacaagcacacacacacacaagcacacacacacacaagcacacacacacacaagcacacacacacacacaagcacacacacacacacaagcacacacacacacaagcacacacacacacaagcacacacacacacaagcacacacacacacaagcacacacacacacaagcacacacacacacacaagcacacacacacacaagcacacacacacacacacaagcacacacacacacacacaagcacacacacacaagcacacacacacaagcacacacacacaagcacacgcacacacacacacacacaagcacacacacaagcacacacacacacacacaagcacacacacacacacacacacacacaagcacacacacacacaagcacacacaagcacacacacacacacacacacaagcacacacacacacaagcacacacacacacaagcacacacacaagcacacacacacacacacacacacaagcacacacacaagcacacaagcacacacacacaagcacacaagcacacacacacaagcacacacacacacacaagcacacacacacaagcacacacacacaagcacacacacacaagcacacacacacacacaagcacacacacacacacaagcacacacacacacaagcacacacacacacaagcacacacacacacacacaagcacacacacacacacaagcacacacacacacacaagcacacacacacacacacaagcacacacacacacacacaagcacacacacacacacaagcacacacacacacacacacaagcacacacacacacaagcacacacacacacaagcacacacacacacacaagcacacacacacacaagcacacacacacacaagcacacacacacacaagcacacacacacacacaagcacacacacacacacacacacaagcacacacacacacacaagcacacacacacaagcacacacaagcacacacacacacaagcacacacacaagcacacacacaagcacacacacaagcacacacacaagcacacacacacacaagcacacacaagcacacacacacacacaagcacacacacacacacaagcacacacacacacacaagcacacacacacacacaagcacacacacacacacaagcacacacacacacacaagcacacacacacacacacaagcacacacacacacacacacacaagcacacacacacacacacacacaagcacacacacacacacacacacaagcacacacacacacacaagcacacacacacacacacaagcacacacacacacacacaagcacacacacacacacaagcacacacacacacacacacacaagcacacacacacacacacacacaagcacacacaagcacacacacacgcacac harbors:
- the cog2 gene encoding conserved oligomeric Golgi complex subunit 2, producing MNLPKGPDSLCFNKDEFMKDDFDVDKFVADCRKRVQLEEMRQDLEHYYRLLKTAMVELINKDYADFVNLSTNLVGMDKALNQLSVPLGQLREEVMSLRSSVSDVIQAIDTQLTKQDDIQKKKVCVLRLMQVVRSVEKIEKILHSQNAQDTTSLDASSPLLAGQILERIATEFNQLQFHAVQSKGMPLLDKVRPRIAGITAMLQQSLEGLLIQGLQTSNVAMVRHCLRTYATIDKTKDAETLVGQVLVKPYMEEVITEQFVKSSPNGLQTMYTKVLEFVPHHCRLLREVTGGTVSSDKADIVPGYDFLVNSVWPETIKGVEGRIPSLFNPGNPDAFYERYCVSMDFVRKFERQCGSQASVKRLRAHPSYQSFHNKWNLPVYFQLRYKDIAGYLENATVDGLKAAPAGSHYRLQVTEVLWSCVCRCWAERVYLPPLAHRFWKLTLQLLSRYATFLTEVLTKTSPPDTTKEVTRPLPSSASSTSSRTSQDADSESGGPTLLSTKQLVFIAADVDQLQEQIPDISNMVMERLQELGFQNLALVSDALDDSKAALSRCIPTLNGRMTQNLTERSFRFLKNASEVPRLYRRTNKEVPTRASAYMDNALQPLQQLLTDSTGVVKTSIIQEWLRVALSDCTHRYFETISDVLSSVRKMEESLKRLKQARKTATTSTAGANTGPSDDSKIRLQLALDVEHLGEQIQKMGLQPSDITMFSALLDLVREARDLATAEHAGS